A genomic segment from Panthera tigris isolate Pti1 chromosome A1, P.tigris_Pti1_mat1.1, whole genome shotgun sequence encodes:
- the MTIF3 gene encoding translation initiation factor IF-3, mitochondrial isoform X2: MATLLLKRLTLHTVKTGNNCIRCPGTYTLHQTAPAQPSLRASGPRLSCPIQAKAFGTVADTQDERKKKKKNEPALSNIGRKIHERIIHVLDEAGNDLGNMHRADVIRLMNERDLRLVTRDSGAEPPQYQLLTGAQIHEERLRLRELGKAHPKPGPALTKELAFSSNIGQHDLDTKSKQIQRWIEKKYRVQITIKKGKNVEEPENKMEEICNQILQTMPGIATFSTRPQPVRGGKAVMCVLRHLSKKEENAYRETQGAQKEDPLNKENGNNRESDVVHP, encoded by the exons aTGGCCACTCTTCTTCTAAAGAGGCTAACGTTGCATACCGTAAAGACTGGAAATAATTGCATTAGATGTCCTGGTACATACACCCTGCACCAGACCGCACCAGCACAGCCGTCGCTCCGAGCTTCTGGCCCGAGACTGTCCTGCCCGATTCAGGCAAAAGCTTTCGGTACTGTTGCAGACACCCAGGacgaaaggaagaagaaaaagaagaatgaaccaGCTCTTAGCAACATCGGAAGAAAAATTCACGAGCGGATTATTCACGTGCTGGATGAGGCGGGCAACGACTTGGGCAACATGCACCGAGCAGACGTGATCAGGCTCATGAACGAGCGGGACCTGAGGCTTGTGACAAGGGACAGCGGTGCGGAGCCCCCGCAGTACCAGCTCCTGACGGGGGCACAGATCCACGAGGAGCGCCTGCGACTCCGGGAGCTGGGAAAAGCCCACCCGAAACCCG GCCCTGCCCTGACAAAGGAGCTagctttttcttcaaatattggaCAACATGATCTGGACACAAAGAGTAAGCAGATTCAGCGATGGATTGAGAAAAAATACCGAGTTCAAATTActataaagaaagggaagaacgTAGAGGAGCcggaaaataaaatg GAGGAGATATGTAATCAAATACTCCAAACTATGCCCGGAATAGCTACCTTCTCAACCCGCCCACAACCTGTTAGGGGAGGGAAAGCTGTAATGTGTGTTCTTCGTCATTTaagcaaaaaggaagagaatgcaTATAGAGAAACGCAAGGAGCCCAGAAAGAGGACCCtttgaacaaagaaaatggaaacaacagagAATCAGATGTTGTGCATCCATga
- the MTIF3 gene encoding translation initiation factor IF-3, mitochondrial isoform X1, with the protein MELVLELNCCVHPGNLKLSKMMATLLLKRLTLHTVKTGNNCIRCPGTYTLHQTAPAQPSLRASGPRLSCPIQAKAFGTVADTQDERKKKKKNEPALSNIGRKIHERIIHVLDEAGNDLGNMHRADVIRLMNERDLRLVTRDSGAEPPQYQLLTGAQIHEERLRLRELGKAHPKPGPALTKELAFSSNIGQHDLDTKSKQIQRWIEKKYRVQITIKKGKNVEEPENKMEEICNQILQTMPGIATFSTRPQPVRGGKAVMCVLRHLSKKEENAYRETQGAQKEDPLNKENGNNRESDVVHP; encoded by the exons ATGGAGCTCGTATTGGAGCTTAATTGCTGTGTACATCCAGGAAATTTGAAACTCTCTAAAAT gaTGGCCACTCTTCTTCTAAAGAGGCTAACGTTGCATACCGTAAAGACTGGAAATAATTGCATTAGATGTCCTGGTACATACACCCTGCACCAGACCGCACCAGCACAGCCGTCGCTCCGAGCTTCTGGCCCGAGACTGTCCTGCCCGATTCAGGCAAAAGCTTTCGGTACTGTTGCAGACACCCAGGacgaaaggaagaagaaaaagaagaatgaaccaGCTCTTAGCAACATCGGAAGAAAAATTCACGAGCGGATTATTCACGTGCTGGATGAGGCGGGCAACGACTTGGGCAACATGCACCGAGCAGACGTGATCAGGCTCATGAACGAGCGGGACCTGAGGCTTGTGACAAGGGACAGCGGTGCGGAGCCCCCGCAGTACCAGCTCCTGACGGGGGCACAGATCCACGAGGAGCGCCTGCGACTCCGGGAGCTGGGAAAAGCCCACCCGAAACCCG GCCCTGCCCTGACAAAGGAGCTagctttttcttcaaatattggaCAACATGATCTGGACACAAAGAGTAAGCAGATTCAGCGATGGATTGAGAAAAAATACCGAGTTCAAATTActataaagaaagggaagaacgTAGAGGAGCcggaaaataaaatg GAGGAGATATGTAATCAAATACTCCAAACTATGCCCGGAATAGCTACCTTCTCAACCCGCCCACAACCTGTTAGGGGAGGGAAAGCTGTAATGTGTGTTCTTCGTCATTTaagcaaaaaggaagagaatgcaTATAGAGAAACGCAAGGAGCCCAGAAAGAGGACCCtttgaacaaagaaaatggaaacaacagagAATCAGATGTTGTGCATCCATga